Genomic DNA from Paenibacillus sp. MBLB1832:
CCGCCTTGGCTGTCAACGCCTTTGCTCGACTTGGTGTCAGAGAGTTCCAGTTCCGGCTCTTCATCTCGGTCCAAGCCAAGCTGTGGGCGAAGTCCCTCCAGTACGGATCGCCCCGAACCATTCAGTAACCGAAGTCCGCTCTGTTCATTGCTAACTTTTAACATGGATTTACCCTCCGCTATTCAAATCACGATGTCATGCAGCGCCAACGTGTTTCTCAGGATCCGTGCCATGATGTCATAGCCGCTCACATTGGGATGAATGCCATCCCCAGCCAACTCGTGCCGCAAGGTGATGCCATCTTCTCCCGTAAGCTCGCTATGATAGTCCACATACACGAAGCCGAGCTCCCCTGCCAGCTCACGAATGGCTGCATTAATCTGCACGAGCATGAGATTTCGTGTCCGATCCGTCTGGTGCTGTGGCAGGTTCGTCGGAAGAATCGAGCAAAGGATTAACGATTGCCCCTGTCGTTCGCACAGCTCGGCAAGTGCTGTCACTTGGGT
This window encodes:
- a CDS encoding SGNH/GDSL hydrolase family protein; its protein translation is MLIRNGAAVDYVFIGDSITQGCELYAYFGDKAQVLINRGIGGDKSKSLRQRFEADALQLKPRHIVLCVGINDTWVLDDFTCEEEKLVQCITRNVVTQVTALAELCERQGQSLILCSILPTNLPQHQTDRTRNLMLVQINAAIRELAGELGFVYVDYHSELTGEDGITLRHELAGDGIHPNVSGYDIMARILRNTLALHDIVI